aaagacgcgggaaaaacccgccaatgaacaaaacaaggcaccgccgagatataaaactccgccaccgccaattcaaagaagaaatcgacaaaccccgacaaaaaggagAGCAGCAgatgcaactcctcgacgaaGACATAACACAACGCattcggaggtcgaatccttcgaacccttcgcccttgcaagctcgagagacaaaagaatcgagcccgctaggtcgaaaacccatCGGGGCAACCTAGGCAAAACCtagggcaagagagaggcacgactaaaaatcccgaggcgggcagtcgtggcaaaaggagagctaatcccctttaggttgaaaggtgcggccccgaggtgggtgaccgtagtaaaaggagagcaaaatgagagatggataaaattgaccccctagtctctcacacatcgtgcggactagggatcctcaacggaagtagccagattatctactccaacatgatcctcgatcagccctTCAACACAGCTCAACCGTCTAGCGtggattcctcctcaagcacagtgggcaaaccgGGCATGCTATCCAAGCAGTTTGATACAGCCcacacaacagaagaacagaggaaaagtggtacatctcgctacaggcgtgaactcgtgtatccttttaacctggggcaacgcgttcctcccaagctttctcttttctgtttgtctttgcataactccagaatgggtcccagccacccttcaacaggctaccacaaagtcgaaatcccagacattcctttctgaggtctagtcatagcattctggaaatggtcaaATCGAGTCTGATCAAATCTGGCCAAAAAAATCCCCACGCGGGTCACAagcgcagccgccctacggtaccttgacgagaagggtcctaagccgacaGGCGCTTCGAATAATCGACAGAGCCGCTAgggcatcattgagaatgtcTTGATATGCTCGTGCATGGCCAACAGGAACCTTGGAAGCCTCACATTGAGGCCTTCGAAAATGGGATCTCATTCGCatcgccaaagcaaaaactctatACGGGTCGCCCAAGcaacccgaaactgaagaccATGCGTCGCAAACACATcattttacctgtgcttacaaatcactagtaatcccatgacttactaatgatgtcagaaTCACGGGTACAACaaacgcaagaactacggtAGACTCTGATCCCTTGTCCAAGAGGGTACATAGGTGctcccagagctcgagtcccgcaTCGAAAGACTCCGATCCGGCAGagcaacgagcaaccgcctCGCAAGCAAAAGTCTCAGTGGCGAGACCGGGGCATTCCCAGCAAGCAATCGCTTCAGCGGCGAGACCAGCTGCCAGCAAGAGTAACAAACAATCGATCCAACAGCAGGGTCAGCTTCCAGCGAATCAAACACACAACCGCCCGAGGGAAAAAGCGGGTCTCCAGCAAAGCACAACCACCCCGACGGCAATGCAAGCCACGCCTACCACTGCACCATCCCAACAAAGCCATGACCCAATGCCAAGCACCCCTCTTCGACGCCCCGCGCCATTCCCTAACACTAGTCGTTGCTTCTACATTCCCTGCATTTTCGCATCAtgcccacctttactgctttctggacttcgtgtccatctttactgcttttcggacttcgcgtccaggacttcgtgtccatctttactgcttttcggactttgcgtccacgacttcgtgtccatctttactgcttttcagacttcgcgtccatctttactgttttccggacttcgcgtccatctttactgctttccggacttcgcgtccatctttactgcttttcggacttcgcgtccagggcttcgtgtccatctttattgctttccggacttcgcgtccatctttactgcttttcggacttcgcgtccaggactttgtgtccatctttaccgcttttcgaacttcgcatccaggacttcgtgtccatctttacagcttttcggacttcgcgtccaggacttcgtgtccatcttcaccgcttttcgaacttcgcgtccaggacttcgtgtccatcttcaccgcttttcggacttcgcgtccaggacttcgtgtccatcttcaccgcttttcggacttcgcgtccaggacttcgtgtccatcttcaccgcttttcggacttcgcgtccaggacttcgtgtccatctttaccgcttttcggacttcgcgtccaggacttcgtgtccatctttaccgcttttcggatttcgcgtccaggacttagtgtccatctttaccgcttttcggatttcgcgtccaggacttagtgtccatctttaccgcttttcggacttcatatccatctttaccgttttttggacttcgcgtccgcatctttactgcattttggatttcgtgtccacattcattgcattccggacttcgtgtccgtgtctactgcatttcggacttcgggtcctcatttactgctttccgaacttcgtgtccgcattcactgcattttggacttcgcgtccgcatttattgcattttggacttcgtgtccacataaAATGCATTCTTGACTTCGTGTCCgagtctactgcattccggacttcgtgtcctcatttactgctttccggacttcgtgtccatcctactgctttttggacttcgcgtccgcatttttACTGCATTttagacttcgtgtccacattcattgcattccggacttcgtgtccgtgtctactgcattccggattTCGGGTcttcatttactgctttccggacttcgcatccacattcactgcattttggacttcgcgtccgcatctattgcattttggacttcgtgtccacattcattgcattccggacttcgtgtccgagtctactgcattccggacttcgtgttctcatttactgcatttcggacttcgtgtccgcatatactgcattttggacttcgtgtccgcatatactgcatttcagacttcgtgtccgcacttgcTGCAtttcagacttcgtgtccgcattcattgttttttggacttcgtgtccacactcactgtttttcggacttcgtgtctgtatttactgcatttcggacttcgtgtcctcatttactactttccggacttcgtgtcctcatttacttctttccggacttcgtgttcacattcactgcattccggacttcgtgtccgcatctactgccttttggacttcgtgtccgcacttactgcatttcggacttcgtgtctgcattcattgtttttcggacttcgtgtccgcacttactgtttttcggacttcgtgtccgtactcattgcattccggacttcgtgtccgcatttactactttttggacttcgtgtcttcACTTAATGTATTTCAAGtatgcgtccacatttactaatttatgaatttttactattttgcaaCAGGCCCACATATTAGCACAAACGAGGAGAATGGCCAgacggtcgccgggaccaaataaggtgcttctcatagtctttgactgcatcctctatccgagcacgcaaccaaagaggggcaagctgtcagcaccttatttcggtccatcggccccgaggggggcaaaattgtcatttcctaatttattaccttttctaaataaaaaaagattaattaatttaaattaaattatatatatatgtatatatatataaaaaatcaaaaaaatcaaatcccGGGAAGGCCTGGcaggggccgggcagcgctgaccggctgcccgtcaCCCCGCCGgcctaatttaaaaaaaaaaacaaaaaaaacaggGATTCGGGAATATCGGGCAAGCCGGGCAGCGCTCGTCagctgcccgcgatccccgccggcccaGAGATCCCCAATGTCGCAATTTTCGCGATTCTCCGccaaatcggccgaaatcttaaCGAAAAGGTAATGGAATTGCAACAGAAATACGATTTGAGAAGCTACGAGGAGGACCCAGGAAGAAAAAACGGAGGAGGGGCTCTGGTTTCGGAGGATTTGGAGATCGGAGATTTCGGAAAACCTCGCAGGAAAACGCGACTTTTCCCCTCGATTCCGGCCGTGTCGACTCCCGGGACGCCCATCCCGAGCACGGCGTAGCCCAGGCGGTGCTTGCTGCCGTCTCCCGCGTCCTCTCGCGCCGTCGCCGCGACACGCAAAAGCGGGAACCGCCGTCCGCGGCGGCCGGAATCCTCCCCTCCGcccatcttcatcttctccgtTCATCCTCTCTCTCACGGGCTCGGTCCATTTTCCTTCGGTTTGCGCAGGTCCAGCCCATTCGACCCAGTTCAGTCCATCCGAGATGACTCGACCCGATTTGTCGCCTGACCCGTTCGGTCTCACCCGGAAATCAGCCCGGAACAGGCGGATCCTGACGCaggcccagtccggcccagccGTTCTCTTTCGTGGCCCGACCCAAATCTTTGCGGCCTAACATTCACTCCTAGCGGCGGCCTAGCAGCAGCCCAGTTAGGCCCGATAGCCAACTCGGCCCAGCGGCCCAATCCAcccggcgatttttttttatttacagaatcacccctcaacttcccgaactaggtaaattctcgacttagtggcatgattagggctcctttcctgaatattttTGCTTGCTTGacggatataatgtgaaatgagtgttcttggatcgtatgggtgatcggatttgtcccaaACTCGActttacgaactttccattttgtcacatttcagtccagaggacgcattttatttttttcagatctgcgccgaactctaaaaattattttcaatcaagtcccggtcattctactattttccaatcagtccttggaattttcagaattttccaaACATCCGaaagaactttccaagttgtttcagtttagtcccggggccatttttcacccttttcagatctgccccgaatttcaaaatttcttttcaatcaagtcccggtcattttactattttccaatcagtccttgaatttttcagaatttttttaagCATCCCAAataactttccaagttgtttcagtttagtcccggggcctttttcacctttttcagatctgccccaaatttcaaaatttattttcaatcaagtcccagtcattttactattttccaatcagtcctggaattcccagaatttttcaagcctCCCAAGGTACTTTCCAAgctgtttcagtttagtcctggggtcatttttgtttgtttgtttccagatcagtccagattttcaagtttgtttcaaataagtcctgggatattttcattaatttttacatagtccccaatttttttagaattttcaaatctgtCCTCGAGATttcatccgaattttcaaatcagtccctgctcttttaaaatcgttcaattcagtcctctgggcattttctaaaatatccgacccttttctacttggatcagccggcgacaatgtatgtgccccatttaaatattttatttttgtaattatatgtacgcaacgtgaccatgtcggaaattagagtttatcgggcggtcaactaatggctatctcgacgactcgaaatctGTAGaccaaagcattcggcaaatttctaattaacctaaaattctacatacagGGTAATCGGGaagttaaatttggctaaattaaattactggactcttttaaataaattgtacgaactgattaataatctgtaatcgcatCGACAGTTTAAGAACtattagtcatgcccttttcaaaattcacaatttcaaaagcaccgagatacgtacaacgtaatcttgattttcatgcacacacatatttactgATTCAAGGGCACGATttccggttcttgtcctgccgtcactctagtgtaggtttgtgtttagaacgggttaaaacatgggaaaacggattaatcacaaactcggcttaaatcaaacttgggcaatagtcaattagagggttaggtttttgggttttaggtgaaaatacttttaatctgtaaaagccatattgtcacgatacagaataatctaaaaacaacccacacattcgagacttgactaagGACGtcacgtctgtcgggtccgttaaaataatgccggatgctacataccctatccatcatcccttttgtttattttttaaggtaggatttgtatgccaatataccccggttaataatcagttaattcacgtaaatttgacaataacaaaaccccattgtttgattatttgtgcttacttgttacattttttttgcattcgtttgttatgcgggtcgagcccgatcctttaggacacgattcacatggggtccaacgctccAATCATAGATTACGGGATCTACTCCCCTAAACACTGagtgcgcatcttaatttcagtttcagtcttttcaaaccacacggtgagcacgagtgtaATAATGACAGAGcacgaaccgatcgggattcagatgctgtaatttttattttatttatttgagaggacaatgtaaggatttatattatacatttattcatgtaagaatcccggtcagagagtggacggtcggagtgttttttcgaatttacggtgtcaaaacgcataagatgagcggaacttaattaagcgataattaaattaaaatggcaagcttagacaagctagagtaccgaaagggagCGTGGGATATAGGcacacacgtaatagaacccccgaatttggaattttcggttccgtacagaccataggccttagcaattaggtgtaccccgtatcACTAGATCCGAGCAACTCACCGGCCATTgaccttcgagtcgtaaacaggtagtagcgactccttttcacgtgcgtccgtcgcgcgtccccgggaaggtggacactcccaagccgcattgcatttaggcgcgcacatgcgtgccccgacgagacgaaattcgggtgcgcacatggGGCATCTCTATTCATGACGCAGGTCAACCTCCGATTGAACAACGAGATGAACTTGATCGGACAGTAGGGGCATGGTGGCTTTGTGTTTGTTATGGCATATGGCTCGTAAACTAGATGGCAACACATGGCGATCTTATCCTAGCACACGCGCGGAGCATGTGCCCAAGTAGGGGGCAGTTTTAGGGACCGGGTTTTGGGCCCAACACCTAATGGGCCATGAGGGCCTCTAAAGCCCACTAAGGGGCGAAGTTCAGCTAGGTCAGTGGAGCTTAGCGAAGGCTCGGCGCAGCAACATGGTTGGCTTGGGTTGATGTGGAGCCCAAATATCTTTTCTGGTTTGAGAAGATATGACATCCGAGCAATATATTGAGAATCCCATTAAGGAAGGTAACATATATCTTCATGATCATGTATAAATATCAAGGTACTCCAATTGTCTACAATTTACATACTATTGCTCTCGTGAGAACCCCAGTTGACTTGAGTGTCAAAGAGGGAAATCGGGCCGCTTCCCCGATCTTCCCCTTTTGCAGGTTGTTTGGGAGCATGAGGATCGCACATGAATTCAATCCGAGTGATAGGTCCGTAACAGATACATAGTTCATTttgttgtatatatatatatatagataattatAAACTTAGAAGTTGCAACTTAATTACAAGTTAGGTCATTTTTAATTCGattgattaaattatttaaattaaattaattactaaaaatttaatttcaatatttaatttgaataattaaacAATACCTTCGCATTTAAACTCCTGAGCTTCGCAGTGTGGATGCGAGGTAGAAGAGCAACTTGAGTGACGTTCTTtgtagggaaaaaaaaatcagaatttttttgagaaaatggTATACGTATTTGTCTAGGAATGATGTTTAGTTTTCCCAAGTAGGATTAGCTTTGCATTTGCTTGTATTTCCTTCATATTACGCCTATTAGTTATTACAATTTAAAACATAAATGAATTATTGAAATAGAATTATATGTCTCTATCAATTATTTGTctctaaaattttttggatcaAAAAATAGAAACACATTTCTATTTGTCCTTAAGGTTTGGAGATAGATAACACCATATATTAGATCtcatccaatatatatatatataaagacatATTTTGTTTAAGTGaagatttaaaataaaatactaatTGTCTGTAATTTTGtccatataatttttttttaacaaatatgATTCGATTCAAGTGGTATGATATTTGTTTAGTTGATCGACTCGGCCGAACTGATTAGTCGGGTCTTTGAGCCGGAATCAGGGCGCAcatttaagaaaagaaaagattaatTTTGTTGTGGTGAGTAAACCTCATCATCGAAAAATATAAAGTTTTtacttacccaaaaaaataaaaaattttgaatttctctaATTTCTGCTCTGTGCTTTTAGCTGAACTCGGCCTCCTCATGCTTTTGAGCTTTTCATCTTCATCGCTATCATCATCGGGACTGAAGTTCAGAACTGAGATAGGCAGCAGAGAGATGGAGAAGGGCATCAGGGCGCTGAAAGGATTAGTGGTGGGCCGGCTGCATCAAGTGAAGCTCAAGTCGGGGCTGTCGTACAACCAGATAGCAGAGAAGACTGGCCTGACCAACGTCTACGTCGCTCAGCTCCTCCGGCGTCAGGCCCAGCTGAAGCCCGACACCGCCCCCAAGCTCCGGGCTGCCCTACCCGAACTGCCCGATGATCTTGTCCACGAGATGATGAAGCCGACTATGCGCAGCTACGACCCCGACCTGATTCAGGAACCCACCGTTTACAGGTCCCTTTTAGCTCTTCTTCCCCTCCCTTTTGCCATTAATTGGAAATTCAGTTGGCCTTACTGTGAAATTGACTGCTGTATTTAGATGGTGTGTCGAGGAtgttaaggatgttctttgaGATTCTTCCTCTGCTGGGTTCGTAGCTCTGATTAAGGAAATGACGTGGAATTCTGAAATTCACATGTGGGGAATGTACCGTTTATTGGTTTAGAGAGTGTTCTCCTTCTTGTGTTAACACTAATGGGCTGCAAAGTTCGGATTTTTAATTCGTCAGTTATAGTGTTAACTGCCATCTGATAATGCACGCTTGGTCCGGTGGAATAGATTGGCAATGAAATGGAATCGCCAGAAAAATGGTTGCAATGGGAAGCATATGGACTGCTTTGGATCGTACTTCGTTATAGTTTAAGCTGTCTACTGACTTTGGGATTGGTAGGCTGAATGAAGCAGTAATGCATTTTGGTGAGAGCATCAAGGAAATCATCAATGAAGAATTTGGTGATGGCATGTAAGTTCAACTTAATACATCtattgaacttttttttttttttgttcctaCACTACTCGTTGATATGGTCTGCATTTCCGCATGATGTCTTTACTGTTTGCTCTCCATAATGGTGATGCTTAGAAATTGGACTTATAAAACACCCATGTAGTGGTGATGTTAGGAACTTATGTTTAGGTAATTAAGCTTTACTGAATACAAACTCGAGAGCAGTATGCTATTGGAGAGTGGCTTGTTCTACCTGTGTGCACTCATAGATGTGCATGCTCAACCCATCGTCATAATTTAAGTTTTCTATGAATCCTTTGGCACCTGCTCGGATTTTACTCCTTCCTATTCGTTCCTTCGACATCTTACCCTTTCTTCTGTATCTGCTTGGAGGAATGAAAACTTGAATCCAAGCCCATCGTATAATTTAGTATATTCTTCAATTGGTACTTGCGGTTGCTTTCTTATCCATTTTTTGTAAACAAGAACACCAAGTGGAGAACTACTTCTCTGATGCTCTTAGCAACACACAATTGATGTCAATTTATGCGTATGGTGCCGCAGAATGTCAGCCATTGATTTCTACTGCTCGGTGGACAAAGTCAAAGGTGTGGATGGAAAGGAACGTGTTGTTGTGACATTTGATGGGAAGTACCTCCCTTATACAGAGCAGGTAGATGAGCATTTTTCTCCCCTATGATATTCATCCATTGtcaattaatttcttaaaataagtGTTGGATTCAATTTTTGGCGAGCATACTGCGCTGTGTTTTTGCTTATATGTATGGCGCAATCATCGTCAAATGATGCAGCGGAAGCTATATCTGAATATGATTTCCATGTTTTAGGATTCTTTCAGAAACCGTAAGGCATCATGTTCTTTCATTTATTCCTTATCTGATACCAGACATCTTTGTTAAATGTATCTTTACGATTGGTGCTTATCTGCTGAGGTTATCGGCATTATGTTCCCCTCCATTTAGTCTTTCTGgaccaggaaaaaaaaacaaaagaatccTAAACTCTTGTGATTGGATATATTTTACAAGAAAACCAGTCTCAACTAGTTGAAGTGTTAAAATATATCCTGCTAATTACAGGATATAGAGAAATCAAATCTTCACACTGGCTGAGCTTGATAGATCCATATGGATTATTACTATTttgcttctctctctttttcggGTTCGCTTTGATACTTCTACTGCAAGTTGTAACTAAACATCAGAAAGTTCttacccccccccccccccccggggcagcatttttcacattttatgtTTATGCAAGTATGAGGACCGTACTTATCGAGAAACTCGTGCCTTTTAATATTAGTTTTGATACTGCTTACACTGACTTTTAggtcttctctctctctctctctctttctctctctctctctcacctaCCCAGAGATCTGAAGACATGGTTTCAAGaatctccaaggagaaatgACTTTCCAAATGAAAGTAGGAACTGTCATGGTCTCAATTTTATCTGTAAGAACACTTCTACTGGTCTTTCTTATCTAAATAAATAGCGGCGCAAAGGATTTTTATGTCCTGCCCATGCCCATATacttgattaaaaaaaaaaaacagagaataGAACTGAACAAAATCATGTAAATGTGGAGTGTAAAAGTATATAAAGTTTTACTGTAATTTATATCTTCATCTTTGATTAGGTGGAGTTTCATGTGACATTTGTCTGGAGTCTAATTTTACATGTTATGTC
The sequence above is drawn from the Punica granatum isolate Tunisia-2019 chromosome 5, ASM765513v2, whole genome shotgun sequence genome and encodes:
- the LOC116209379 gene encoding cyanate hydratase encodes the protein MLLSFSSSSLSSSGLKFRTEIGSREMEKGIRALKGLVVGRLHQVKLKSGLSYNQIAEKTGLTNVYVAQLLRRQAQLKPDTAPKLRAALPELPDDLVHEMMKPTMRSYDPDLIQEPTVYRLNEAVMHFGESIKEIINEEFGDGIMSAIDFYCSVDKVKGVDGKERVVVTFDGKYLPYTEQRSEDMVSRISKEK